The Novosphingobium resinovorum nucleotide sequence TGCATGAACCCGGACTTCGCCGCCTGGCTGGCGATGTTGACGACGCGGCCGCCTTTTCCTTGCGCGATCATGATCTCCGCCGCTGCCTGCAGGCCGTACCATGCACCGGTCAGGTTGACGTCGATCACCGCGCGCCATTCGTCGGCAGAGACCTCCATCATCGGCTTCATGATATAGCCGATCCCTGCGTTGTTCACCCAGATGTCGAGCGAGCCGTGGGTGTCCACCGCATGGCGGGCCAGCGCGCGGACCTGTTCGGGATTGCGCACGTCGCAGGGGAAGGTCGAAGCCTTCGGCAGCGATGCGGCGATGGCGTCCATCTCGGCGCTGGAGCCGGTCATCGAACCGGGCGTAGCCGCGTCGGCCGGGGCGCCGATGTCGGAGATCACCACGGTCGCGCCCTCGGCTGCGAGGCGGCGGGCGATGCCTTCGCCCAGCCCGCCCGCACGGCCGGAGCCGGTTACGACCGCGACCTTGCCGTCGAAGCGACCGCTCATGAGCCCAGCTTCTCGGTCATGATGAAGATCGGGTCGGCCCAGTCCTGGAACTCGGCGGCGACCTTGCCCATGGCCTCGGTCGAGGTTTCCTCGCCGAACAGGTCCATGTCGGACACGTCGATGATCTCGACGTACTGGTAGGGCGCGGTGCCGCCGCCCAGCAGGCCCGCCGTGCGCAGCACCTCGAAATTGGAGACGGACTTCAGGCCGTTCACGGTCGGCAGATCGGTAGTCTCCGCCCAGCGTTCATAATCGGCGACGCTCTTTCCGGCCTTGAGGTTCAGCAGCACGATGATGCGAGTCACGGGTAATCTCCTCCTTGAGGTGAGCCAAGCTACCTGTTATTTGATATAGAAGCATGACATATAACGCGAGGGTTGACCATGTCCAGAAATGACCCGGCTGCCGATTACGATGGCCCGCCCGACTACCGTGTCATCGGCCGTCACGCGCTGTTTCCGCAGACCAGTCATGACGAGATCGAGCGGATCAACTTCCTCGCGCAGATGAATCGCCACCTGGCGGCCAATGTCGTGCCCGGCGTCAAGCAGGCTTACGAGAAGCGGGTCGTGCCTGCGTTCGAAGCCGCCGAAGGCCGCCCGATCGCCAACCGCCACGAAGCGCGCAAGGCACTGCTGGCGGACCCCGCGTTCCAGACCTGGTCGGCGATGCGCCGCATGACGATGGAGCAGCGCCAGCAGGCCGGTCGCTGGACCGCGCTGCGCCAGTCCGAGCAACTGGCCGAGAAGGCCCGCGAACTGACCGAGGGCGACGATCGGCTCAAGCTCGATCCGGCCTTGCAGCAGCCGCGTTATGTCTCGGCGGTGGATCATCACTGCATGCCGGGCAGTTATCACACCGAATACTTCCCCGGCGACGTGACCAATGGCGCGAACTACGATCACGCCGGGTTCGTCACCACCAGCGGGTTGCTCGGCAAGTATTCGGACGGCGGCGGCCATGCCGTCGCGCGCTGGGTGAAGCGCAACCTGCCGGACTTCCAGCCCAGGCAGATTCTGGAGATCGGCGGCACCGTGGGCCATTCCAGCCTGCCGCTGGCGCAGGCTTTCCCCGAGGCGGAGATGACCATCGTGGACCTCGGCGCGCCGGTGCTGCGTTATGGTCTGGGCCGCGCCAAGTCGCTCGGCGTCGACAACGTGCGCTTCGTGCAGGCGAGTGGCGAGGACCTTTCGATCTTCCCCGACGCCAGCTTCGACTGGATCCAGACGACGATGTTCCTGCACGAACTGTCCACCGGATCGCTGCGCCGGATCATGGCCGAGACGCGCCGCCTGCTGAAGCCGGGCGGCATCGTCCTGCACGTCGAGCAGCCGCAGTACGCGCCCGAGATGCCCCTGTTCGAGCAGGCCATGCGCGACTGGGACGCCTACTACAACAACGAGCCGTTCTGGAGCCGGATGCACGAAATGGACCTCGACGCCGAGATGATCGCGGCCGGGTTCGCGCGTGACCAGTTGATCCACGGCGGGGTGACGGCAGTGGTCGACCGCGACCTGTTCCCCGACGCCGCCGACGACGACAAGGAAGATTACGGCCGCAAGGCGGCCTGGCACGTGATCGGAGCAACCGTCTGATGTCCATCGCCGATGCCCTGCGCGGCGCGGGCGCCAAGCCTGCCGGCAAGCGCCCCTATTTCCTCGACGCCAAAGTCGAGCGTGTCCTCGCCATCACTATGTCCATCGCTCAGGAACTGGCGGTAAGCCGCCAGCGCACCGACACGCTCGAACGGCTGCTGCTGGAGAAGGGCGTGCTCTCGCAAGGCGAGATCGACGCCTTCGTGCCCGACCGCGCCGCCGCCACCGAGCGTGCGCTGTGGAACCAGGAATACATCGCCCGCATCCTGCGCATCGTGCAGCAGGAGAACGAGGCGGTCGGCCGCCCGGACGACATCGCCTCGGAAGACGTGGCGGTAGAGGTTGGCGCAGCATCGTGACGGCTATCGTGAGCGACAGGGAGTTCGAATTCACCGTCGACGTCCTCGTGATGGGCGGCGGCGCCTGCGGGGTCACCGCTGCGCTGGCGGCCAGCGATGCGGGCGCTGAAGTGCTCCTCGTCGAAGCCGATGCGCGGCCGATGGGCACCACCGGCATGTCGATGGGCGTGTTCTGCGCGGCCGGCACGAAGCAGCAGGCCGCAGCGGGCGAGCAGGATGACGGCGACACTTTCTTCGCCGACATTCTCGCCAAGACGAAAGGCCAGACCGACCCCGAGATCGCGCATGCATTGGCCTATGGCTCCGGCCCGACGCTGGACTGGCTGGTCGGGAGCCACGGCGTTCCGCTCGAACTCGATACCGGCTTCCGTCCGGCCTACGGCAACACCCGGATGCGCGTCCACGGCTGGCCGGGCCATGCCGGGCAGGACCTGCTGGAACTGCTGCACCAGAAGGTCGCCGACGCCGGGGTGATGGTGCTCAACCCGGCCAAAGTGGTCGACGTGATCGCCGACGACGAGGGCCGCGTCCTCGGCGTCGAGATCGAACGGCCCGGCGGTGAGCGCGAGCGGGTGGGGTGCAAGGCGCTCGTCATCGCCAGCGGCGGCTTCGCCGGAAACCACGCAATGCTGCGCCAGTACATACCCGAGATGGCTGATGCGCGGAACAACGGTCACGAGGGCAGCCGGGGGGACGGTATCCGCTTTGGGGAATCGCTAGGTGCCGCTATGGGCGACTTGGGTGCCTTCCAAGGTTACGCCATGCTGACCGAGCCGCAAGGTATCAGCGTGCCTCCCGGATTTGTCATCGACGGCGCGATCCTGGTCAATATCAACGGCTTGCGCTTCGTGGACGAGAAGGAGGACATCGCCGGGATGGTCCACCCCGTCATGGCGCAGCCCGGCGGCCACGTCTGGGTGATTTTCGACGAAGAGATCGAGCGCCGCAACGCCTACCAGCCTGACACCAAGGCGCTGACCGAACTCAACGCCGCCCGGCGCGGGGAGAGTGTAGAGGCTCTGGCGCAGCGCATCGGCGTCGATCCGCAGGCGCTGGCCGCCTCGCTCGAAGAGGCCCGTCAGGCGCAGGTCGAAGGGCGTCCGGACGCACAGGGCCGCGTGTGGGGGGACGAGCTTCCGCCCTCGGGCGCGCTGGGTGCGTTCAAGGTCGTCGGCGCGATCTATCATACGCAGGGGGGCTTGCAGATCGACCGTAATGCGCGGGTTCTGCGCGAGGACGGCTCGGCTTTGCCCAACCTTTTCGCGGGCGGCGGCGCGGCGCGAAGCGTCTCGGGGCCGTCGTCCTGGGGCTACCTCCCGGCGATGGGCCTGTGCACCGCGGTGACCCTCGGCAGGCTGTCCGGGGAGGGCGCAGCAGCGATCGCAGCGGGCCGATGATCGCAGAGCGGAGGGTCGTCCTGCGGCACTTTGCGTGATCAATCCAACCTGACAGCAGTAAATCACGATTAGTCACCGGAGCACGATGATGGACCCGCTGAGCGCAACGCTTTCCGAACCGACCGCAACCTCGGCACTGGCCGAACGCCTCGCCGCCATCGTCGGGGCCGACAACGTCACTATCGACGAGGCGAAGCGCAAGCTGCACAGCGAGGACGTCTGGTCGCGCGCGGACGACGTCGTCGCGCTGATCGTCGCTCCGGCCACCACCGAGGAACTGGCCGAGGTCGTCAAGGTCATCGGCGATGCGGGCTGCTCGGCCGCGCCGCGCGGTGCAGGGATGAGCTACACTTCGTCCTATATCCCCGCCAACGACCGCACCGTATCGATCGACACGCTGCGGATGAACCGCGTGATCGAGGTCAATCGCGGCGACATGACGGTGACGGTGCAGGCGGGCGTCAGCTGGATTCAGCTGAACGAGGCGCTGGCGAAGGAAGGGCTGCGCACGCCGTTCTGGGGGCCGATGTCGGGCCTGATCTCGACCATCGGCGGCGGGCTTTCGCAGCTCAACGCGATGTTCGGCGCCAGCCAGTACGGCACCAGCAGCGAGAGCGTCGTCGCGCTCACCGTCGTCACCGGCACCGGCGAGGTGATCCGCACCGGTGCGCGCGGCCAAGGCGGCGAGCACCCGTTCTACCGCCACTTCGGCCCCGATCTGGCGGGTATCTTCTGCGGCGATTGCGGCACGCTGGGCATCAAGGCCGAAGTCACCTTCCGCCTTATCACCGCGCCCGCGCATGAGGATTACGCCTCGTTCTCCTTCCCCAGCGGCGAGAAGCTGCTGGAAGCTATGGGCGAGATGACGCGGGCGGGCATCGCTTGCGAGATGTGCGCCTTCGACCCCGGCCTTACCGAAGTGCGCATGAAGCGCATGTCGCTGCTGTCGGACGTGAAGACGCTGGGCGCGGTGATCGGCAAGGAGAAGTCGCTGGGCAAGGGCCTGCTCTCGGCCGCCAAGGTGGCGCTCGGCGGGCGCAATTTCATTCCCAAGGGCGACTATCCGCTCCACGTCATCGCCGAGGGGCGCTCGAAGGACGCGGTGGCGTTCGACATGGCCGAGGCGCGCCGCATCGCCCGCCAGTTCGAGGGCA carries:
- a CDS encoding FAD-dependent oxidoreductase, coding for MTAIVSDREFEFTVDVLVMGGGACGVTAALAASDAGAEVLLVEADARPMGTTGMSMGVFCAAGTKQQAAAGEQDDGDTFFADILAKTKGQTDPEIAHALAYGSGPTLDWLVGSHGVPLELDTGFRPAYGNTRMRVHGWPGHAGQDLLELLHQKVADAGVMVLNPAKVVDVIADDEGRVLGVEIERPGGERERVGCKALVIASGGFAGNHAMLRQYIPEMADARNNGHEGSRGDGIRFGESLGAAMGDLGAFQGYAMLTEPQGISVPPGFVIDGAILVNINGLRFVDEKEDIAGMVHPVMAQPGGHVWVIFDEEIERRNAYQPDTKALTELNAARRGESVEALAQRIGVDPQALAASLEEARQAQVEGRPDAQGRVWGDELPPSGALGAFKVVGAIYHTQGGLQIDRNARVLREDGSALPNLFAGGGAARSVSGPSSWGYLPAMGLCTAVTLGRLSGEGAAAIAAGR
- a CDS encoding REDY-like protein HapK, with translation MTRIIVLLNLKAGKSVADYERWAETTDLPTVNGLKSVSNFEVLRTAGLLGGGTAPYQYVEIIDVSDMDLFGEETSTEAMGKVAAEFQDWADPIFIMTEKLGS
- a CDS encoding class I SAM-dependent methyltransferase, which encodes MSRNDPAADYDGPPDYRVIGRHALFPQTSHDEIERINFLAQMNRHLAANVVPGVKQAYEKRVVPAFEAAEGRPIANRHEARKALLADPAFQTWSAMRRMTMEQRQQAGRWTALRQSEQLAEKARELTEGDDRLKLDPALQQPRYVSAVDHHCMPGSYHTEYFPGDVTNGANYDHAGFVTTSGLLGKYSDGGGHAVARWVKRNLPDFQPRQILEIGGTVGHSSLPLAQAFPEAEMTIVDLGAPVLRYGLGRAKSLGVDNVRFVQASGEDLSIFPDASFDWIQTTMFLHELSTGSLRRIMAETRRLLKPGGIVLHVEQPQYAPEMPLFEQAMRDWDAYYNNEPFWSRMHEMDLDAEMIAAGFARDQLIHGGVTAVVDRDLFPDAADDDKEDYGRKAAWHVIGATV
- a CDS encoding SDR family NAD(P)-dependent oxidoreductase, which translates into the protein MSGRFDGKVAVVTGSGRAGGLGEGIARRLAAEGATVVISDIGAPADAATPGSMTGSSAEMDAIAASLPKASTFPCDVRNPEQVRALARHAVDTHGSLDIWVNNAGIGYIMKPMMEVSADEWRAVIDVNLTGAWYGLQAAAEIMIAQGKGGRVVNIASQAAKSGFMHAQAYTASKHGLVGLVRSASIELGAHGITVNNVCPNHVTTGLGKWQNEHFAEVQGISVEKYLANMAARIPMGRPGMPEDTAAAVAFLCSDEAIYITGESMNVSGGEEPH
- a CDS encoding FAD-binding oxidoreductase, which codes for MDPLSATLSEPTATSALAERLAAIVGADNVTIDEAKRKLHSEDVWSRADDVVALIVAPATTEELAEVVKVIGDAGCSAAPRGAGMSYTSSYIPANDRTVSIDTLRMNRVIEVNRGDMTVTVQAGVSWIQLNEALAKEGLRTPFWGPMSGLISTIGGGLSQLNAMFGASQYGTSSESVVALTVVTGTGEVIRTGARGQGGEHPFYRHFGPDLAGIFCGDCGTLGIKAEVTFRLITAPAHEDYASFSFPSGEKLLEAMGEMTRAGIACEMCAFDPGLTEVRMKRMSLLSDVKTLGAVIGKEKSLGKGLLSAAKVALGGRNFIPKGDYPLHVIAEGRSKDAVAFDMAEARRIARQFEGTEIENSIAKIIRANPFPPLNSMVGPTGEAWIPVHGVCPLSTAPQIFTEIQKFYAENAALFTEHEIHTGFLFTAMASNALIIEPVFFWPTGWRPIHEQSMEASHVARLTQRPENPAATEAVKFLRKGVVEICARYGTGHFQIGRTYPYRESRDPAFTALLDNLKAHLDPKGLFNPGVLGFPEGRA